One window from the genome of Hippocampus zosterae strain Florida chromosome 7, ASM2543408v3, whole genome shotgun sequence encodes:
- the zgc:114119 gene encoding mediator of RNA polymerase II transcription subunit 30-like isoform X3 has product MAASMPQKTGMTGMPTQQQPPHMPPSGSLAAGQQAMPPQGALREISPVFLCRIGQETVQDIVTRTMEIFQITRATQLPNGVTQSQAMYQDRFGKLQEHLRQLALLFRKLRLLYERCVEMTADLQEGPAELVPYVGEELVNVRVEPCSPSVHQERKEVLERVRQKNHEMKVLMDQMRNLLWDVNAMLTLRK; this is encoded by the exons ATGGCGGCATCAATGCCACAGAAGACGGGCATGACAGGGATGCCCACTCAGCAACAGCCCCCTCACATGCCCCCCAGTGGCTCCCTGGCCGCAGGTCAACAGGCAATGCCACCCCAGGGTGCCCTCCGAGAGATCTCCCCTGTGTTCCTCTGTCGGATTGGACAAGAAACCGTCCAGGACATTGTCACTCGCACCATGGAGATCTTCCAAATCACACGAGCAACGCAa CTTCCCAATGGTGTGACTCAGAGCCAGGCAATGTATCAGGACCGCTTCGGAAAACTCCAGGAACACTTGAGGCAGCTCGCCCTGCTCTTCCGTAAACTTCGCCTGCTGTACGAACGCTGCGTGGAGATGACCGCTGACCTGCAGGAGGGGCCGGCAGAG CTCGTGCCCTATGTTGGAGAAGAGCTGGTCAACGTCAGAGTGGAGCCTTGTAGTCCTTCAGTCCACCAGGAGCGAAAAGAAGTCCTTGAG AGAGTACGTCAAAAGAACCATGAGATGAAGGTTCTTATGGATCAGATGAGGAACTTGCTGTGGGACGTCAATGCCATGTTGACACTGAGGAAGTGA
- the zgc:114119 gene encoding mediator of RNA polymerase II transcription subunit 30-like isoform X2 — translation MGSVHKDFFFVFVQPKINTSLTQRKFGNTTARGHLMAASMPQKTGMTGMPTQQQPPHMPPSGSLAAGQQAMPPQGALREISPVFLCRIGQETVQDIVTRTMEIFQITRATQLPNGVTQSQAMYQDRFGKLQEHLRQLALLFRKLRLLYERCVEMTADLQEGPAELVPYVGEELVNVRVEPCSPSVHQERKEVLELHV, via the exons ATGGGTTCCGTccataaagactttttttttgtttttgtccagccAAAGATAAATACGTCATTAACCCAAAGAAAATTTGGAAATACTACAGCCAGAGGACATC TGATGGCGGCATCAATGCCACAGAAGACGGGCATGACAGGGATGCCCACTCAGCAACAGCCCCCTCACATGCCCCCCAGTGGCTCCCTGGCCGCAGGTCAACAGGCAATGCCACCCCAGGGTGCCCTCCGAGAGATCTCCCCTGTGTTCCTCTGTCGGATTGGACAAGAAACCGTCCAGGACATTGTCACTCGCACCATGGAGATCTTCCAAATCACACGAGCAACGCAa CTTCCCAATGGTGTGACTCAGAGCCAGGCAATGTATCAGGACCGCTTCGGAAAACTCCAGGAACACTTGAGGCAGCTCGCCCTGCTCTTCCGTAAACTTCGCCTGCTGTACGAACGCTGCGTGGAGATGACCGCTGACCTGCAGGAGGGGCCGGCAGAG CTCGTGCCCTATGTTGGAGAAGAGCTGGTCAACGTCAGAGTGGAGCCTTGTAGTCCTTCAGTCCACCAGGAGCGAAAAGAAGTCCTTGAG CTTCACGTTTGA
- the LOC127604526 gene encoding uncharacterized protein LOC127604526 — protein sequence MMNLLAGLCIVALLASAKAQGTTVTTQNLTGITTDAQRPTGYSTYAATSATTNQMVPTSNGLTTMMATPESLAPLSTATPNVSPSSAAMTTPDPVTTPSTAPPPSTVIMTTPATATQTTTACNRGSGGADSLPPLLLLGVSFFLTIVCT from the exons ATGATGAATTTGCTTGCGGGGCTTTGCATTGTGGCACTTTTGGCGTCGGCAaag gCTCAAGGAACAACAGTAACAACCCAGAACCTAACTGGAATCACCACCGATGCCCAAAGGCCTACGGGCTATTCAACCTACGCCGCCACATCTGCAACCACCAACCAAATGGTCCCCACCTCCAATGGTCTCACCACAATGATGGCCACGCCAGAATCGCTCGCTCCTTTATCCACCGCCACTCCAAATGTTTCTCCCTCAAGCGCGGCGATGACCACACCAGATCCCGTCACCACGCCCTCTACGGCGCCACCACCTTCTACAGTCATTATGACGACGCCTGCAACCGCCACCCAAACAACCACCGCGTGCAATAGAGGAAGCGGAGGAGCTGACTcgctgccgccgctgctgctgctcgggGTCTCATTCTTTCTCACCATCGTCTGCACAtga
- the zgc:114119 gene encoding mediator of RNA polymerase II transcription subunit 30-like isoform X1: MGSVHKDFFFVFVQPKINTSLTQRKFGNTTARGHLMAASMPQKTGMTGMPTQQQPPHMPPSGSLAAGQQAMPPQGALREISPVFLCRIGQETVQDIVTRTMEIFQITRATQLPNGVTQSQAMYQDRFGKLQEHLRQLALLFRKLRLLYERCVEMTADLQEGPAELVPYVGEELVNVRVEPCSPSVHQERKEVLERVRQKNHEMKVLMDQMRNLLWDVNAMLTLRK, translated from the exons ATGGGTTCCGTccataaagactttttttttgtttttgtccagccAAAGATAAATACGTCATTAACCCAAAGAAAATTTGGAAATACTACAGCCAGAGGACATC TGATGGCGGCATCAATGCCACAGAAGACGGGCATGACAGGGATGCCCACTCAGCAACAGCCCCCTCACATGCCCCCCAGTGGCTCCCTGGCCGCAGGTCAACAGGCAATGCCACCCCAGGGTGCCCTCCGAGAGATCTCCCCTGTGTTCCTCTGTCGGATTGGACAAGAAACCGTCCAGGACATTGTCACTCGCACCATGGAGATCTTCCAAATCACACGAGCAACGCAa CTTCCCAATGGTGTGACTCAGAGCCAGGCAATGTATCAGGACCGCTTCGGAAAACTCCAGGAACACTTGAGGCAGCTCGCCCTGCTCTTCCGTAAACTTCGCCTGCTGTACGAACGCTGCGTGGAGATGACCGCTGACCTGCAGGAGGGGCCGGCAGAG CTCGTGCCCTATGTTGGAGAAGAGCTGGTCAACGTCAGAGTGGAGCCTTGTAGTCCTTCAGTCCACCAGGAGCGAAAAGAAGTCCTTGAG AGAGTACGTCAAAAGAACCATGAGATGAAGGTTCTTATGGATCAGATGAGGAACTTGCTGTGGGACGTCAATGCCATGTTGACACTGAGGAAGT